A stretch of DNA from Gammaproteobacteria bacterium:
CTACTGGGCACGCAACCGCTCAGCCCGTGCGCCCGTCGTAGCCGTACTAACCCGTGCAGCAGAACCATCGGCCGCCGCTGCGGCCGCCGAACCCGGATCACGCCGCCGAGCCATCCTGGCTCGATGTCCGGAACCTTCCTGTACAGAAAGAGGAGGGCGGACAAGGCTTGATTTTGCGTAGAGGCTGCGACATTCTTCTGAACAGCCAGATAAATCAGAAATGCCGTGATCTTGCGCTCGCTCATCTCCTGCGGGTAGCGCCTGGCATGAAAAAGAATGAAACGGCGGATCCACTGCACATACATATCCTCAGTGCGCCGGCTGTAGTGCCGGACGCGGATCGCATCACGGACCTGATCGAGAAGCCGGGGAGTGGCCATATGAGCCTCCATGCTCCATTTGAATTTCCATTCAGCACTCTGTCAGGAACCTGAGTCCGTGGTTTCAAGGCGGGGCAGAGTGACTATGAAGCCCAATTATTCTGCTTTCGACGGAGCTTTTAGGCTCCGCAATTGTAGTTGTGTTTTTAAGAGGTGATCCGTGTACAAGATCTTATCCTCAACAAGAACGGACATGAACGAAGGCTGGGTGTGGCTCAGCGATCACGATTTTGCGCCGCGATCAATCATCAAGATCAAGAACAACTCAAATGGTGCAGTCGTGTATTGCGAAGCCTTGGAGATTGACGATAACTTCACGCAGCAATACAACCAAGCACCACGAATTAACATTGCTCAAGGCGAGAACACGATCGTAATAAATGGTT
This window harbors:
- a CDS encoding phage integrase N-terminal SAM-like domain-containing protein, whose protein sequence is MEAHMATPRLLDQVRDAIRVRHYSRRTEDMYVQWIRRFILFHARRYPQEMSERKITAFLIYLAVQKNVAASTQNQALSALLFLYRKVPDIEPGWLGGVIRVRRPQRRPMVLLHGLVRLRRAHGLSGCVPSSELPQACQTP